One genomic segment of Streptomyces sp. TLI_146 includes these proteins:
- a CDS encoding lactonase family protein — protein MAESSAGRAFIGSFTAAGGRGVTVAAVDAATGALTPLGATAALPNPSFLALSPDATVLYAVGESEPGTAAAFDVTGDTPVLLGEPVPVDGASPTHLALAAGHLVTANYTSGSVTTLPLRPDGRPGPAAYVLKHHGRGPDPKRQSGPHAHQVLPDPSGRWLVSVDLGTDSVRVCALDPATGGLRPHGETALRPGTGPRHLAFHPDGRHAYVLNELEPTLVVCRWDAAAGTLEPLGETRVIHDGVTTETFPSEVVVARDGRFLWVANRGHDSIATLALDPDGEHAALVATVDCGGRWPRHLTLDPSGRRLYAANERSGDVTWFDLYEESGIPRRTGSVPAPAASCVVFG, from the coding sequence GTGGCCGAGAGCAGCGCCGGGCGGGCATTCATCGGGTCGTTCACCGCGGCGGGCGGGAGGGGCGTGACCGTCGCCGCCGTGGACGCGGCGACCGGCGCGCTCACCCCGCTCGGTGCCACCGCCGCGCTTCCCAACCCCTCGTTCCTGGCCCTCTCGCCCGACGCCACCGTCCTGTACGCGGTCGGCGAGAGCGAGCCCGGCACGGCCGCCGCCTTCGACGTCACCGGCGACACCCCGGTCCTGCTCGGCGAGCCGGTGCCGGTGGACGGCGCCTCCCCCACCCACCTCGCGCTCGCCGCCGGCCACCTGGTGACCGCCAACTACACGTCGGGCAGCGTCACCACGCTCCCGCTGCGCCCCGACGGCCGCCCGGGCCCCGCCGCGTACGTCCTGAAGCACCACGGCCGCGGCCCCGACCCCAAGCGCCAGAGCGGCCCGCACGCCCACCAGGTGCTGCCCGACCCGAGCGGGCGCTGGCTGGTCAGCGTCGACCTCGGCACCGACTCCGTACGCGTCTGCGCGCTCGACCCGGCGACCGGCGGCCTGCGCCCGCACGGCGAGACCGCGCTGCGCCCGGGCACGGGCCCGCGCCATCTGGCCTTCCACCCCGACGGCCGGCACGCGTACGTCCTGAACGAGCTGGAGCCCACCCTCGTCGTCTGCCGCTGGGACGCCGCCGCGGGCACCCTGGAGCCGCTGGGGGAGACCCGGGTGATCCACGACGGCGTGACGACCGAGACGTTCCCCTCCGAGGTCGTCGTCGCGCGCGACGGACGCTTCCTCTGGGTCGCCAACCGGGGCCACGACTCGATCGCGACGCTCGCGCTCGACCCGGACGGCGAGCACGCCGCCCTGGTCGCCACCGTGGACTGCGGCGGACGCTGGCCGCGCCATCTGACCCTCGACCCCTCCGGCCGTCGCCTGTACGCGGCCAACGAACGCTCCGGCGACGTCACCTGGTTCGACCTGTACGAGGAGAGCGGCATCCCGCGCCGGACCGGCTCCGTGCCCGCCCCCGCGGCCTCGTGCGTCGTGTTCGGCTAG
- a CDS encoding NADH:flavin oxidoreductase/NADH oxidase: protein MSAARALFEPWTLRSLTIPNRIWMAPMCQYSAETFGPNAGVANDWHFAHYAARAAGGTGLVLVEATAVAPEGRISPADLGIWNDTQVEAFRRIVRFLEERGTVPGIQIAHAGRKASTDRPWRGGAPIAPGTEEGWQPLGPSPVPFSERHTVPTELTADQIKEIVGQFADAARRARDAGFKVVEIHGAHGYLIGEFLSPHSNKRTDAYGGSFENRTRLALEVTDAVRAVWPEELPLFFRISATDWLDEGGWTADDTVRFAGLLKEHGVDLLDVSSGGNVSGVRIPTGPGYQAPFAARVKQETPLPVAAVGLITEPAQAEKILANGEADAILLGRELLRNPSWALQAARELGGEVRVPDQYGWAI from the coding sequence GTGTCTGCTGCGCGTGCCCTGTTCGAGCCCTGGACCCTGCGGTCGCTGACCATCCCGAACCGGATCTGGATGGCGCCGATGTGTCAGTACAGCGCGGAAACGTTCGGGCCGAACGCGGGCGTGGCGAACGACTGGCACTTCGCCCACTACGCGGCCCGCGCGGCCGGCGGCACCGGCCTGGTCCTCGTCGAGGCGACCGCGGTGGCCCCCGAGGGCCGGATCTCCCCGGCCGACCTCGGCATCTGGAACGACACCCAGGTCGAGGCGTTCCGCCGGATCGTCCGCTTCCTGGAGGAGCGGGGCACGGTGCCCGGCATCCAGATAGCCCACGCCGGACGGAAGGCCTCGACCGACCGCCCCTGGCGCGGCGGCGCACCGATCGCCCCGGGCACGGAGGAGGGCTGGCAGCCGCTCGGGCCGAGCCCGGTGCCGTTCAGCGAGCGGCACACCGTACCGACGGAGCTGACAGCCGATCAGATCAAGGAGATCGTCGGGCAGTTCGCCGACGCGGCCCGGCGCGCGCGGGACGCCGGGTTCAAGGTCGTCGAGATCCATGGCGCCCACGGCTATCTGATCGGCGAGTTCCTCTCCCCGCACTCCAACAAGCGCACCGACGCGTACGGCGGCTCGTTCGAGAACCGCACCCGCCTCGCGCTCGAAGTCACCGACGCCGTACGGGCGGTGTGGCCCGAGGAGCTGCCGCTGTTCTTCCGGATCTCGGCCACCGACTGGCTGGACGAGGGCGGCTGGACGGCCGACGACACCGTGCGTTTCGCCGGGCTGCTCAAGGAGCACGGCGTGGACCTCCTCGACGTGTCGAGCGGCGGCAACGTCTCGGGCGTCCGCATCCCGACGGGACCCGGCTACCAGGCGCCCTTCGCGGCCCGGGTCAAGCAAGAGACCCCGCTGCCCGTCGCCGCGGTCGGTCTGATCACCGAGCCCGCCCAGGCCGAGAAGATCCTGGCCAACGGCGAGGCGGACGCCATCCTGCTCGGCCGGGAGCTGCTGCGCAACCCGTCCTGGGCCCTCCAGGCGGCCCGTGAGCTGGGCGGCGAGGTGCGGGTGCCGGACCAGTACGGCTGGGCGATCTGA
- a CDS encoding uracil-DNA glycosylase: MAARPLKEIVEPGWADALEPVAGRIASMGDFLRQEIAQGRTYLPAGQHVLRAFQQPFQDVRVLIVGQDPYPTPGHAVGLSFSVAPEVRPLPGSLENIFREMHTDLGLPRPSNGDLTPWTRQGVLLLNRALTTAPRKPAAHRGKGWEEVTEQAIRALTARGTPLVSVLWGRDARNLRPLLGELPAIESAHPSPMSADRGFFGSRPFSRANDLLVRQGAQPVDWRLP; the protein is encoded by the coding sequence GTGGCAGCACGACCGTTGAAAGAGATCGTCGAGCCCGGGTGGGCGGACGCTCTGGAGCCCGTGGCCGGACGGATCGCCTCGATGGGCGACTTCCTCCGTCAGGAGATCGCGCAGGGGCGCACCTACCTCCCGGCAGGACAGCATGTGCTGCGGGCCTTCCAGCAGCCGTTCCAGGACGTCCGGGTCCTGATCGTGGGCCAGGACCCGTATCCGACGCCGGGGCACGCCGTGGGGCTCTCCTTCTCGGTCGCCCCCGAGGTGCGTCCGCTGCCGGGCAGCCTGGAGAACATCTTCCGCGAGATGCACACCGACCTGGGGCTGCCCAGGCCCTCCAACGGGGATCTGACGCCCTGGACGCGGCAGGGCGTCCTGCTCCTGAACAGGGCGCTGACCACCGCGCCCCGCAAGCCCGCCGCGCACCGCGGCAAGGGCTGGGAGGAGGTCACCGAGCAGGCCATCCGCGCGCTCACCGCGCGCGGGACCCCGTTGGTCTCGGTGCTGTGGGGGCGCGACGCCCGCAATCTGCGCCCGCTGCTCGGCGAGCTCCCCGCGATCGAGTCCGCGCACCCCTCGCCGATGTCGGCGGACCGGGGCTTCTTCGGGTCGCGGCCGTTCAGCCGCGCCAACGACCTCCTGGTCCGCCAGGGCGCGCAGCCGGTCGACTGGCGCCTGCCGTGA
- a CDS encoding tyrosine-type recombinase/integrase — translation MGTFFKECDHPEDRWSKCPHPYTIRFRDATGRQREEGGYTNQDKAKDRLIAIYQTKKGPLKSENTESQQIAEMRFEDFAARYISNRKRGLASNTVDQYEGSLKVQLNPRLGSRRIGTFTPGAIEDCLGGMELDKVGLASQKNAYLVLKLVIDAARHRGAISLDPFLDVAPPDYVPKEVIIPSLEELTSIREAAEGDDLRMVIELMSGCGHRNGEAHAANIKAIVADDVYRISEQIHGNKIQPAALKHRKRGEFRETPLPRKTHDFFTYFTDTYGADKNGYVLTKGNGAGSLRMKSYFYGDQTLRWRWNRCLERAGVSARYTMYSLRHYFASNCLSHGIPITDVAEWMGHKSIEVTYRIYRHLLPGSISRAAKILNDGL, via the coding sequence ATGGGCACCTTCTTCAAAGAGTGCGATCACCCCGAGGATCGCTGGTCGAAATGCCCACACCCGTACACGATCAGATTCCGAGATGCAACGGGTCGCCAGCGCGAGGAGGGTGGCTATACGAACCAAGACAAGGCCAAAGATCGACTCATTGCGATCTATCAAACGAAGAAGGGGCCACTAAAAAGCGAAAACACAGAATCTCAACAGATTGCAGAGATGCGTTTTGAGGACTTTGCGGCTCGTTACATATCGAACCGCAAAAGAGGCTTGGCTTCCAACACCGTCGACCAGTACGAGGGAAGCCTGAAGGTCCAGCTCAACCCGCGATTGGGTAGCCGCCGGATCGGTACCTTCACTCCAGGCGCCATCGAGGACTGCCTCGGAGGAATGGAGTTGGACAAGGTCGGCCTAGCCAGCCAGAAGAATGCCTACCTTGTACTCAAACTCGTCATCGACGCGGCGCGTCATCGAGGGGCTATATCGCTAGACCCATTCTTGGACGTCGCCCCTCCCGACTACGTACCGAAGGAGGTGATCATTCCATCCCTCGAAGAGCTAACATCGATTCGCGAGGCAGCCGAAGGTGACGATCTCAGGATGGTTATTGAGCTAATGTCCGGATGTGGCCACCGAAACGGGGAAGCTCATGCGGCAAACATAAAGGCGATAGTAGCCGATGACGTATACCGAATCAGCGAGCAGATTCACGGAAACAAAATACAGCCCGCAGCATTGAAGCACCGCAAACGCGGAGAGTTCCGCGAGACTCCCCTACCCAGAAAGACTCACGACTTCTTCACGTACTTCACCGATACCTACGGGGCAGACAAGAATGGCTACGTACTAACCAAGGGGAACGGCGCCGGAAGCCTGCGCATGAAGAGTTATTTCTATGGCGACCAAACGCTGCGATGGCGATGGAATCGGTGCCTGGAACGAGCGGGTGTATCCGCCAGGTACACGATGTACTCTCTCCGTCACTATTTCGCATCGAACTGCCTAAGCCATGGCATCCCAATCACAGATGTCGCTGAATGGATGGGCCATAAATCCATCGAGGTGACCTACCGGATCTACCGCCACCTCCTGCCGGGCTCCATCTCCAGAGCAGCGAAGATCCTAAACGATGGCCTATGA
- a CDS encoding sialidase family protein, translating to MTDVLLTVGTRKGLFIGRRHGGEWRFDGPHFNAQAVYSIAIDTRRAVPRLLVGGDSAHWGPSVFRSDDLGETWVEPPQPAVKFPEFTGRSLERVWQLHPAGPEAPDVVYAGTEPAALFRSEDGGESFALVRPLWEHPTRSQWVPGGGGEGLHTIVTDPRDARAVTVAVSTAGVFRTRDGGESWAPANKGVSAVFLPDQNPEFGQCVHKIAQDAADPDRLFLQNHWGVYRSDDGGERWQDIGEGLPSTFGFAAATHPRRPGTAYVFPITADSDRVPAENKCRVFRTEDGGRTWEPLSAGLPSQAHYGTVLRDALCTDDADPAGVYFGNRNGEVYASADDGDTWSLLASHLPDVLCVRAAVIRQ from the coding sequence ATGACCGACGTACTGCTCACCGTGGGGACGCGCAAGGGACTGTTCATCGGCCGCAGGCACGGCGGCGAGTGGCGGTTCGACGGTCCGCACTTCAATGCCCAGGCGGTCTACTCGATCGCCATCGACACCCGGCGCGCGGTTCCCCGACTGCTCGTCGGCGGCGACAGCGCGCACTGGGGACCCTCCGTCTTCCGCTCGGACGACCTGGGCGAGACCTGGGTGGAGCCACCCCAACCGGCGGTGAAGTTCCCGGAGTTCACCGGGAGGTCGCTGGAGCGAGTATGGCAGTTGCACCCGGCGGGCCCGGAGGCGCCCGACGTGGTCTACGCGGGGACGGAACCGGCCGCGCTGTTCCGCTCCGAGGACGGCGGCGAGAGCTTCGCCCTGGTGCGCCCGCTGTGGGAGCACCCGACGCGCTCGCAGTGGGTTCCGGGAGGCGGCGGCGAGGGCCTGCACACCATCGTCACCGACCCCCGGGACGCCCGGGCGGTGACCGTCGCGGTGTCCACGGCCGGGGTCTTCCGCACCCGGGACGGCGGCGAGAGCTGGGCGCCCGCCAACAAGGGCGTCTCGGCGGTCTTCCTGCCCGACCAGAACCCCGAGTTCGGCCAGTGCGTGCACAAGATCGCGCAGGACGCGGCCGACCCCGACCGGCTGTTCCTGCAGAACCACTGGGGCGTCTACCGCAGCGACGACGGCGGCGAGCGGTGGCAGGACATCGGCGAGGGCCTGCCGTCCACCTTCGGCTTCGCCGCCGCGACCCACCCCCGCCGCCCCGGCACGGCGTACGTCTTCCCGATCACGGCCGACTCGGACCGGGTCCCGGCCGAGAACAAGTGCCGGGTCTTCCGCACCGAGGACGGCGGCCGCACCTGGGAGCCGCTGTCGGCCGGACTGCCCTCCCAGGCGCACTACGGCACGGTGCTGCGCGACGCCCTGTGCACCGACGACGCCGACCCGGCGGGGGTGTACTTCGGAAACCGCAACGGGGAGGTGTACGCGAGCGCGGACGACGGCGACACCTGGAGCCTGCTCGCCTCGCACCTGCCGGACGTCCTGTGCGTACGGGCGGCGGTGATCCGCCAGTAG
- a CDS encoding neutral/alkaline non-lysosomal ceramidase N-terminal domain-containing protein codes for MTEGATGFLAGRGTADITGEAAECGMLGYGKADQRTAGIHTRQRARAFAFADPAGRARALLVVCELPLMADSVVREVLRGLPEGYDASNVMLTATHTHCGPGGYFHHALYNSNTGGFRERTFRAITDGITEAALAAIADLAPTVLRLAHGELTDASVNRSRRAFDRNPAADRAHFPRAVDPQTTLLALERDGELVGAVNWFATHNTSMTNRNRLISADNKGYAAHHWERLAGVDHLAPTTGDPVIAFAQTNAGDMSPNLGLAPGTGPTADQFENTRIIGTRQYEAAAALRGREISGAVDSRTTYVHLSAVEVGPEYTGDGRTHRTSPPVGGAAAFAGAWVDGPGFKGFRPGANPLWDALSRRLVYPLAPRLRDAQYPKALVLPAGPVNRLLPVVQERAPVQLLRIGPLYLIGIPGEVTIVAGLRLRRTAAAVLGADLKDVLVAGYSNGYIHYVTTPEEYDAQEYEGGSTLFGRWELPALCRTVARLATALRDGVPVERGVPEPAVPVRRRHRHRGVDAPHPGRAFGDLLSFALIGRRATASFVAAHPGNDLRRGGSYLSVERWTGDGWTRIAGDGDWSTLFRWARSGGSTSVATVVWNVPPGTAPGRYRLAYHGDTAKGPFTGVSGPFEIG; via the coding sequence ATGACCGAGGGCGCCACGGGGTTCCTGGCCGGGCGGGGCACCGCCGACATCACCGGCGAGGCCGCCGAGTGCGGCATGCTCGGCTACGGCAAGGCCGACCAGCGCACGGCGGGCATCCACACCCGTCAGCGCGCCCGCGCCTTCGCCTTCGCCGACCCGGCGGGGCGCGCCAGGGCGCTCCTGGTGGTGTGCGAGCTGCCGCTGATGGCCGACAGCGTCGTCCGCGAGGTGCTGCGCGGGCTGCCCGAGGGGTACGACGCGTCCAACGTCATGCTCACCGCGACCCACACCCACTGCGGACCCGGCGGCTACTTCCACCACGCGCTCTACAACAGCAACACCGGCGGATTCCGCGAGCGGACCTTCCGGGCGATCACCGACGGCATCACGGAGGCCGCCCTGGCGGCCATCGCGGACCTCGCGCCGACCGTGCTGCGGCTCGCGCACGGCGAGCTGACCGACGCCAGCGTCAACCGCTCCCGACGGGCCTTCGACCGCAACCCGGCCGCCGACCGGGCGCACTTCCCGCGGGCCGTCGACCCGCAGACCACGCTGCTCGCCCTGGAGCGGGACGGCGAGCTGGTGGGCGCGGTCAACTGGTTCGCCACCCACAACACCAGCATGACCAACCGCAACCGGCTGATCAGCGCCGACAACAAGGGCTACGCCGCCCACCACTGGGAGCGGCTGGCGGGCGTCGACCACCTTGCTCCCACCACCGGGGACCCGGTGATCGCGTTCGCCCAGACCAACGCCGGTGACATGTCGCCCAACCTGGGCCTGGCGCCCGGCACCGGGCCGACCGCCGACCAGTTCGAGAACACCCGGATCATCGGCACCCGCCAGTACGAGGCCGCGGCGGCGCTGCGCGGCCGGGAGATCTCCGGCGCCGTCGACTCACGTACTACGTACGTGCACCTGTCCGCCGTCGAAGTGGGCCCCGAGTACACCGGGGACGGCCGTACGCACCGCACCTCGCCCCCCGTGGGCGGCGCGGCGGCCTTCGCCGGCGCCTGGGTCGACGGCCCCGGCTTCAAGGGCTTCCGGCCGGGCGCCAACCCGCTGTGGGACGCGCTCTCGCGGCGGCTGGTCTACCCGTTGGCGCCCCGGCTGCGCGACGCCCAGTACCCCAAGGCGCTCGTGCTGCCCGCCGGGCCCGTCAACCGCCTCCTGCCCGTGGTCCAGGAGCGCGCGCCCGTACAGCTGCTGCGCATCGGGCCGCTGTATCTGATCGGCATACCCGGCGAGGTGACGATCGTCGCCGGGCTGCGGCTGCGCCGCACCGCCGCGGCCGTCCTCGGCGCGGACCTGAAGGACGTCCTGGTCGCCGGATACAGCAACGGCTACATCCACTACGTGACCACGCCCGAGGAGTACGACGCCCAGGAGTACGAGGGCGGCAGCACGCTGTTCGGGCGCTGGGAGCTGCCCGCGCTCTGCCGGACCGTGGCCCGCCTCGCCACCGCCCTGCGCGACGGCGTCCCCGTCGAGCGCGGCGTCCCCGAGCCCGCCGTCCCCGTACGGCGCCGACACCGCCACCGGGGCGTGGACGCGCCGCATCCGGGGCGCGCGTTCGGCGATCTGCTCTCGTTCGCCCTGATCGGCCGCCGCGCCACCGCCTCCTTCGTGGCCGCGCACCCCGGCAACGACCTGCGCAGGGGCGGGAGTTACCTGTCCGTGGAGCGGTGGACGGGCGACGGATGGACGCGGATCGCGGGCGACGGCGACTGGTCGACGCTCTTTCGCTGGGCCCGCTCGGGCGGCTCGACCTCGGTGGCGACCGTCGTCTGGAACGTACCGCCCGGCACCGCGCCGGGCCGCTACCGCCTCGCGTACCACGGCGACACGGCGAAGGGCCCGTTCACCGGGGTGAGCGGGCCCTTCGAGATCGGCTGA
- a CDS encoding helix-turn-helix transcriptional regulator encodes MSTATSKRELDHPARDEIRLEGVLHALSDPIRLRVVRDLASADGDLSCSYFDLPVTKSTTTHHFRVLRESGVIQQTYRGTAKMNGLRRTDLEELFPGLLDRILEAAALQGARVGG; translated from the coding sequence GTGTCCACAGCAACGAGCAAGCGCGAACTCGACCACCCGGCGCGCGACGAGATCCGCCTGGAGGGCGTGCTGCACGCGCTCTCCGACCCGATCCGGCTGCGGGTCGTGCGCGATCTGGCGAGCGCCGACGGCGATCTCTCCTGCTCGTACTTCGACCTGCCCGTCACCAAGTCCACGACCACGCACCACTTCCGCGTGCTGCGCGAGAGCGGCGTCATCCAGCAGACCTACCGGGGCACCGCCAAGATGAACGGCCTGCGCCGCACGGACCTGGAGGAGCTCTTCCCCGGGCTGCTTGACCGGATCCTGGAGGCGGCGGCTCTCCAGGGGGCGCGGGTCGGCGGCTGA
- a CDS encoding sirohydrochlorin chelatase: protein MSSPTGPANGLPVRMPRPRQPGRHRRPEPVVAPEGAPALVLAVPGTPSPAVRALAEEVISIARSELPGLDARIGYLDADAASVEFPPLDAVLAHAAAERTARYEQARAAGQDVAAPDGPVAVVVPLLAGPDSALIRRVRQAVMDSRAAAELTDVLGPHPLLAEALHVRLSEAGLARADRARLFTVATAADGIILATVGGEEAVQAAGITGMLLAARLAVPVMAAALDQEGSIAAMAEQLRGSGSVQLAVAPYLIGPEVSDGLLDAAAKEADCLAAEPLGAYPAIGKLVLSQYAAALGITPQPQGSPVH, encoded by the coding sequence ATGAGCTCCCCCACTGGGCCCGCGAACGGCCTGCCTGTACGAATGCCGCGACCTCGCCAGCCAGGGCGGCACCGCCGCCCCGAGCCGGTGGTCGCTCCCGAGGGTGCGCCCGCGCTCGTCCTCGCTGTTCCCGGTACCCCTTCCCCCGCCGTGCGCGCCCTGGCGGAGGAAGTCATCAGCATCGCGCGCTCCGAGCTGCCCGGCCTCGACGCCCGGATCGGCTACCTGGACGCCGACGCCGCGTCCGTGGAGTTCCCCCCGCTCGACGCCGTGCTCGCGCACGCCGCCGCCGAGCGCACCGCCCGCTACGAGCAGGCCCGTGCCGCCGGTCAGGACGTGGCCGCCCCCGACGGCCCCGTCGCCGTCGTCGTGCCGCTGCTCGCGGGCCCCGACAGCGCCCTGATCCGCCGGGTGCGCCAGGCCGTCATGGACAGCCGCGCCGCCGCCGAGCTGACCGACGTCCTCGGCCCGCACCCGCTGCTCGCCGAGGCCCTGCACGTGCGTCTGTCCGAGGCCGGTCTGGCCCGCGCCGACCGCGCCCGGCTATTCACGGTCGCCACGGCCGCCGACGGCATCATCCTGGCGACGGTCGGGGGCGAGGAGGCCGTGCAGGCCGCCGGGATCACCGGCATGCTGCTGGCCGCCCGCCTCGCCGTGCCCGTGATGGCCGCCGCGCTCGACCAGGAGGGCTCGATCGCCGCCATGGCCGAGCAGCTGCGCGGCTCCGGCTCGGTGCAGCTCGCGGTCGCCCCGTACCTGATCGGCCCCGAGGTCTCGGACGGGCTGCTCGACGCCGCCGCCAAGGAGGCCGACTGCCTGGCCGCCGAGCCGCTGGGCGCCTACCCGGCGATCGGCAAGCTCGTGCTGTCGCAGTACGCGGCCGCGCTGGGCATCACGCCGCAGCCGCAGGGCTCCCCGGTGCACTGA
- a CDS encoding N-acetylglucosamine kinase, giving the protein MTAAGDAWVLGVDSGGSGVRFALGRADEASPAEVLVSDEPVRTGPAGIDAGHLLGQLVPAAMELLARTGADRVAAVAVGAAGMASLGDHLRALLPAALAGALNVRRLALAADAVTAYAGALGQRPGAVVAAGTGMIALGTDLTRWRRADGWGHLLGDCGGGAWIGRAGLEAAMRAHDGRRGGSAALRERAEALFGPAAELPGLLYPRTDRPAVLASFAPEVARCAASDPVAAAILREAARNIAESAAAVCPENGPADDDSAHSTAGESVSECEVALTGGLFHIGDALLVPVRQDLAALAPHARTVPAAGDPLAGALLIASALAREELRLPHHPRMLWVTTERDG; this is encoded by the coding sequence GTGACAGCCGCCGGTGACGCCTGGGTGCTCGGGGTCGACTCGGGCGGCTCCGGGGTGCGGTTCGCGCTCGGCCGGGCCGATGAGGCGTCCCCGGCCGAGGTGTTGGTGTCCGACGAGCCGGTACGGACCGGCCCCGCCGGGATCGACGCCGGGCACCTCCTCGGTCAACTGGTGCCCGCCGCGATGGAGTTGCTGGCCCGGACCGGCGCGGACCGGGTGGCGGCGGTGGCCGTGGGCGCCGCCGGGATGGCCTCGCTCGGCGACCACCTGCGGGCCCTGCTGCCCGCAGCGCTCGCCGGTGCGCTGAATGTGCGGCGCCTCGCACTGGCCGCCGACGCCGTGACGGCGTACGCGGGAGCGCTCGGCCAGCGCCCCGGCGCGGTGGTCGCCGCCGGCACCGGAATGATCGCGCTCGGCACCGATCTGACGCGCTGGCGGCGCGCCGACGGCTGGGGCCATCTGCTCGGCGACTGCGGCGGCGGCGCCTGGATCGGCCGCGCGGGCCTGGAGGCGGCGATGCGCGCCCACGACGGCCGGCGCGGCGGCTCGGCCGCGCTGCGCGAGCGGGCCGAGGCGCTGTTCGGCCCGGCGGCGGAGCTGCCCGGGCTGCTGTATCCGCGCACCGACCGGCCCGCCGTGCTGGCGTCGTTCGCGCCCGAAGTGGCGCGCTGCGCCGCGTCCGACCCGGTCGCGGCGGCGATCCTGCGGGAAGCGGCCCGGAACATCGCCGAGTCGGCCGCCGCGGTGTGCCCCGAGAACGGCCCGGCCGACGACGACAGCGCTCACTCAACCGCGGGCGAAAGTGTGAGCGAATGCGAAGTGGCGCTCACCGGCGGCCTGTTCCACATCGGTGACGCGCTGCTCGTCCCCGTACGGCAGGATCTGGCGGCCCTGGCGCCGCACGCGCGGACGGTCCCCGCGGCGGGAGATCCGCTCGCCGGAGCCCTGCTGATCGCCTCCGCGCTGGCCCGCGAGGAGCTGCGACTGCCGCACCATCCGCGCATGTTGTGGGTCACGACAGAGCGGGACGGTTGA
- a CDS encoding FAD-dependent oxidoreductase has translation MLRIAVVGSGPSGVYTAQSLVTQSAVPGLRIDVLDRLPCPYGLVRYGVAPDHEKIKSLQNNLRTVLEDERINFLGHVEIGPGGVSPERLLRLYHAVVYCVGASADRRLGIPGEDLPGSCSATDFVSWYSAHPDAGTGGFSLEWLTARSAVVIGAGNVAVDVARVLSRGADELRPTDVPHAALGALAASRVREVHMVARRGPSQAKFTTKELRELGSLPSAEAVVDAAELALDPACSDPSALPAAVRRNVEVLRGWAAPDRVPRGVERTLRLRFFLRPVEILERDGRVGGVRFEHTAPDGAGGVRGTGTYEEIEAQLVLRAVGYLGVPLAGLPFDPATGTVPHAAGRVLRDGVPSPGEYVAGWIKRGPTGVIGTNRPCAKETVTSLLQDAEALARRPVEGEPVDAMRESGLRPVRWRGWLDIEAAEAELGRSLGRGPVKIADWDGLLTAALGTREG, from the coding sequence GTGCTGCGCATCGCCGTCGTCGGTTCCGGGCCGAGCGGGGTCTACACCGCCCAGTCCCTGGTCACCCAGAGCGCGGTACCGGGGCTGCGGATCGACGTCCTGGACCGGCTGCCCTGCCCGTACGGCCTGGTGCGCTACGGGGTGGCGCCCGACCACGAGAAGATCAAGTCCCTCCAGAACAACCTGCGCACGGTCCTGGAGGACGAACGGATCAACTTCCTCGGCCACGTCGAGATCGGGCCCGGGGGCGTGTCGCCGGAGCGGCTGCTGCGGCTCTACCACGCGGTGGTGTACTGCGTGGGCGCGTCCGCCGACCGCCGGCTCGGCATTCCCGGCGAGGACCTGCCGGGCAGCTGCTCGGCCACCGACTTCGTCTCCTGGTACAGCGCCCATCCCGACGCGGGGACCGGCGGCTTCTCCCTCGAATGGCTCACCGCCCGCTCGGCCGTCGTCATCGGCGCGGGCAACGTGGCGGTCGACGTGGCCCGCGTCCTGTCGCGCGGCGCCGACGAGCTGCGCCCCACCGACGTGCCGCACGCGGCGCTGGGCGCGCTGGCGGCGAGCCGGGTGCGCGAGGTGCACATGGTGGCCAGGCGCGGCCCCTCGCAGGCGAAGTTCACCACCAAGGAGCTGCGCGAGCTGGGCTCGCTGCCGAGCGCCGAGGCCGTGGTGGACGCCGCCGAACTGGCCCTGGATCCGGCCTGTTCGGACCCCTCCGCGCTGCCGGCCGCCGTCCGCCGCAACGTCGAGGTGCTGCGCGGCTGGGCGGCGCCGGACCGCGTGCCGCGCGGGGTGGAGCGCACGCTGCGGCTGCGGTTCTTCCTGCGTCCGGTGGAGATCCTGGAGCGGGACGGGCGGGTGGGCGGCGTCCGGTTCGAGCACACCGCCCCGGACGGGGCCGGGGGCGTGCGCGGCACCGGCACGTACGAGGAGATCGAGGCGCAGCTGGTGCTGCGGGCGGTCGGCTATCTGGGCGTGCCGCTCGCGGGCCTGCCGTTCGACCCGGCGACGGGGACCGTCCCGCACGCGGCCGGACGGGTCCTGCGCGACGGCGTGCCGTCGCCCGGCGAGTACGTGGCGGGGTGGATCAAGCGCGGTCCGACGGGCGTCATCGGCACCAACCGCCCGTGCGCCAAGGAGACGGTGACCTCGCTCCTCCAGGACGCGGAAGCCCTCGCGCGGCGGCCGGTGGAGGGCGAACCGGTGGACGCCATGCGGGAGTCGGGCCTGCGTCCCGTCCGGTGGCGGGGCTGGCTGGACATCGAGGCGGCGGAGGCGGAGCTGGGGCGCTCGCTGGGCCGGGGCCCGGTGAAGATCGCCGACTGGGACGGGCTGCTGACGGCGGCGCTGGGCACGCGCGAGGGCTGA